Below is a genomic region from Castanea sativa cultivar Marrone di Chiusa Pesio chromosome 2, ASM4071231v1.
tcttCCCGAACATGGCAGTTCATATTCATGTTCTTAGCAaattaattcttaatttcttttcatttatgtCTTTCTTGTACTTTCTTTAAAGCCAAACACATCAAAACTCAGAACAATAtcagttaaataaaataaaatttaattaagcaTTTTCTTGGCAGCGTCAATCTCAAGATCTGAACATTTTTCTCTCCTAATTGGTAATCTAGAAAATCCCTTTtcacaaacccaacaaattCTCATtcataaacccaaaaaactcCCTTTCACAAACCCAGAAGATCCCTTCTcaacacacacaacaaatagtcttttcacaaacccacaaacccaaaataTCCCTTCTCAACACATACAGCAAATGAGTTTttcaaatttgtcaaaaatcagaaacaaataaaataaacccaAGATCGGCTTTAGATCCTCTTCAAATTCAATCCCAAGATAGAGAGGGTGAGATGAGAAAGTGAGGAGGAGAGGAAAACGTGGGCCTTCAGATCTGCTGGAAACCCATACCACACACCACATACGACCCAAAAATTGACCCACCACCTTGCCGAACCCACCACCGATGAaccttatggcctgtttggatatttaaaaaaggagggggagtagagtagagggaaggggagtaattcaattaccttgtttgagagttttttaaggaaggagggagaggggtttggaggggtttgaaggggtttcaactacctccaaccccctcatttttaattctcccaaattggagagatttggagggagagtagagcacataaaattattgataaagtaaattacctaatatacccttattatatttataaaattacaatgttaaaaacaaggggaagggctaattactcccttcccccttactaattataaaaacatccaaacaaggtggagggtaatcattctcctctactctcctccccactacttccctcccctctactctcctccctctctaaactcccaaacatgCCATTACTGATCCCACCACTTGTGAACCTTACCGAACCCATTGACTAGGAGGATCTTACCAACTTGATAGCTGCGGTGGCGGCGGCGATTAAAGGAGATGAAAGGTGGGAGCTTCGGCCAGGGGgtactgagagagagagagtgtgagatcAAGAAACGGAAGTTTGAGGTGTAAGAATCTGAGATGGTTTTGATTAGAGGTGAAGCAATGTTGGAGGTGAGAGGGAGGAAGTTTGAGATTAGAGGCATCTGATGAGAATCTGAGATTAGAGAGGGTTGTAAGAAaatctattcatttttttaaaaatattttattttatttttaaaattgacaaatttaaaaagaaaatggttttgattttaaatgctgacatggactttttaaatgtcaattaaatttttttattattattttaatagccaTGTAAGCACTCTTTTGCCAATAGTGCCATTTTATCTGCCACATAGGATATTTCCGTTACAGAGATGACGGTAGGGACCAAAACGGAacgcgttttttaaaataaggattaaaagcggtaaaaataaaatctagggACTAAAGTAAGAATCGCATGAAAATGTAGGGATAAAAATGTGGGTTTTGCCTtaattaaaatgtttaaatttcaatttttgtagtctaaaattattcataaaagaaaagtatatgTATCGAAATAGCAAATAACATATGATTGAtgtgaaatttgacatgtgtattaagaacataaataatatgctatccaatggttagattttcaaaatatgtggccatgtaaatttttttttaattgagagttatagccaaactttgtctaaagttaaggatttttttatagggtttaagatataatttttattcttttagaaACCTATGTCAATATAATTATGATATTTCGATCTTGATCAACATGAATTAAGCatttttattaatctttttttgctgaatttttatcttttaagtAGGCCAAAATTGGGTTTTACCCATTTTAGCCAAACTTTCCAATAAAATGTCCTCTATCTGAAATTATTTAGGGATATGttattgttttgaaattcgattttctaaaaattgagtttcaaatataaaacttgattttttgacAATCAAGTTATTGAGAACTgagacttataaaaaaaaaaaaaaaaaaaaaaataaggaactcaagttccgcttgaatattttcaaggaactcaagttctacaattttttttttcttagttcgCTAAAACCCGATTGtcttaaaattgagttttacattgaaactcgatttttaaaaaatcgagtttcaaaacagggataTTTTCCTACATAGTTTCAGACAAGGGGCATTTTACTGGAAACTTTTGGCGAAAGGttcaaatgcccattttggccctttTAAGTAAATAAGAAGAGACATGTGCCatattatatttgtataatttatttttattttttccaaataagTTTGTGTTTCCACAATCTTCAAACTATTCATTagtaaaaaattagtttgatgaAAATGGTAAATATCATACTAATTAAGTTATTATACATCCTAAAACGCAAGTTAATGGGTAAGAAATGATGAGGTTCTTGAGGTAAACATCAATGTCTCCACAGCCACGGCCACAGGGCAACAACCTGCTTAAACGTTCAAAATCAAAATGCAATCCTTTTGGTGCCATTTGTGACTTGTGAGCGTCACACCATCTAAAATTTAAGACAATAAAATGGGGAAGGGATTATCCTTCCTGGTCTGCAGattcattcattaaaaataatgcTAATTTTCTGCAAATTTGGCTTTATCTATTTTAGAGATTAGAGATTAGAGGCATCGAATATGCATTAATCTCGATCTtttgtctctctgtctctggTGTAAATGAATGACTGAGACTCATTTGCATTTGTTTGTTTCCAAATGACCCGgtctctcaagtctcaagtcAAGTGGGGACTTTGCTTGGTAGCTTCTTTTGTTAATTGCATGAAAGAATGAATAATATTCAAATCAAGACTTGGACTATATGAAatcaaagtttatttatttatttaattccaAATACTTATCCTtggaaacaaataacaaaaataggGCTTAATTTACAGGACTATCTCACCTTCAACTAGGTTTGTATTAAAAATTGGggttgatttattttattttaaatatgagCCATATTTGAGTTTATTTTCAAGTTAGACTACATGTTCaagtttcatttattttcttgtcaaaACAAACTCGAATTTGTTCACAAGttacttaaatttatttattcaatgattgataatatatattttttaatctattcACATATATTATACACCTTCAAAGTCTTACGCACAACCCTTAGTCGATAGTTGAAATTAACTTAAAAAGACTGTCTTGGTCTTTATATTTAACATTGGGGTAATTGCAGTAAATTCACCTGTGGTTTGATCGATTTTAACTAAGCCAACTGTAGTTTAAAAAGTGTCACTTAACCCACCTGAAGTGCCCTTTGTTAAAcatccgtaacccacctctccCTTTTCACAATTAATAAAAGGGTACATGTgtctttttcattatattttatgtctctctcctcttttctctcattcttcttcttcacataaaacataaaagaaaaataccaaaaagcaagtcaagataaaatttgtttcatcattttttatatacataattaGCACAAAGTTTTATGAAAGAGGgtagacaaaggaaaaaaaaaaccctctctCTAAAACTTTAACCCTCTCTCTTTTGCTAGGTTCTCTAGAAAAAACCTAGATTtgcaagtataaaaaaaatctgcaaaaaaaaaaaaaaaacccaacaatctAGCAAATCCAACACCACAACCAACTCACTTAACCATCAAATCATAGCCTCACCAAACTACCACCTCCAACACCACCATCGCTGTTAGCCATAGCCCAAAACCCTAGACCGGgaagcaaaaacaaagaaacaagaaaaatgaaatcgTGAGAAGAGGAAGCATTGAACTCACGAGATAGGAGCAGCAACGAGCAGCAGAGCAACCTGATTATCTAGATCGGCTGAGATCGAAGTAGCGGAAAGCGGTGGATCGGTGGTTTAAATTTTCTGGGGTTAATGGATTTATGGGTTCGAATTTTCTAGGTTGGTTTCAATTTCCTTATGGTTGGTGGGttcaaattttttgggtttaatggATTTGGGAGTGTAATGGATTTCTAGGTTGGTTTAGTTTTTCCTACTGTGAGTTTTTAGGATTTGGTATATTTGTTCTATCTATGGCttcaaaagaagatgaagaatctTCTGGGTTccttccaataaaaaaaaaacaaaaacatggttcctttttgttttcctttgctATTTGGGTTTGTAACCTaaactgtttatttatttatttatttattttacgaCAAGATTTGATGTATATTGTTGGTAGTATATACATTAAGAGGGAACCAATTATTGCGTTGATTGAACAAGACTCGGGTCACAATATAGGATTTGGGTTtgaagatttgatttttgagaTGGTGAGAGAGAAGTTGTTCTTCAATATGTTGCTTCTAATTCTGTTTCTATTGTGGCTCATATAGTAAATGAGATTTTTTAACGAAAATGGCAGAGGTGGGTAACGAGTGTCTAATGGAGGTCATTTTAGGTGGGTTAAGTGATAACTTTTAAATCACGGGTAGACACTTTTAAAATGGGCCAAACTACAGGtgagtaaagtgtaatttccccttTTACATTTAATGATGTTGATTACAAGCAAAAACCCACCTCATGCTGTGCTTCTTAAAGATACTTTTAATGTACAGAAAAGTTGATGGAAATGACcaagaatttaaaaaacttaagatTATTACGATTACACAGGCTTAAACTAAATTAGAACAACAACGATAGAGGGCTGGGGCTTAGGAGAGTAAAACTCTACTCATAATCTAGAGACATGTAAAGAAGAAATTACAAGTCATAGAGAGACCCTCCAGAAAAAGGAAAACTAAATTACAAGTCTCAGACATCTTACACCAACAGGGTGATTGACTAGCACAGTGTGGCTTTTGATTGCCAAAACTAAACTATGATCAATTGTTTGGCTCCAAATTTGATTtcttctttcatctttcttataAAATCATCACATCTTTTGTTTAGCGCTTCTGTACTCAGTAGCCCAaattcatcttcttcttcatcttgcATAGTCAAAAGCtcattttctcctcctcctactaCTGTAGTCAATGACAAAGACCCATTTGCTATTACTTGTTCCTCTTCAACCTCCATAACTACAATTTTACTTTCATCCAAATCCAATGCCTTGTTCTCTGATAGTTCAGGTACTGATTGCTGCCTATGTCCATTTTTGATGCCATGTTCTTCATTAAGATAAAGATTATCCCCTGATTGAGAATGAGAATTCCCAACCAGACCGGAATTCTTGACTATAAAAACTAGGAGTCCATTGCAAAGTAGGAACATGTAGTTCTTGTCAATTGTGTAGCCAAAGAGTTTCATGGGCAAAGTAGAAATGTTGTGGACATGAAAGGAGTGGAGAAGGAAAGGGAGTAATGAAAAGCTAGAAAATAAGATATATAAGGCAGAGGCTGAGAGTAAGAGTATAATGGCTTTGTTGTGATAGTAGCAGAATTGGGCCAATTGGCTGAACTGACTTGCAGCTTGGATGTATGGATGCTGGGACGGGATGTTATCCATTATCTTTATgataacaacaaaatttaagaGCTTGTTTTTTGGCGTGTGGAGAAAAGGAAACTTTTGGGGAGAGCTTAGAGGGAGCTATGACTACTGAATTGAGAGGTGCAGAAATCTTGGTTCACTTCACTATATATACTGAAGGAGCATGCTGTTTGtacatttatattatttaaaaaaaaaaagtaaagaaaaagggaCTCTTGGGTAGTacatttaaaggaaaaaaaaaaagacccaagtCAGCCAacaacttttattttgtttttagggaGCCAACCCAAGTAATCCTTCTAGACTTTTACTTGGGAACGAGTCTTGTGACACTGTTAATTCTCCGGCTGTCTGACTTTACAACACCGTCAAgactagaaactagaaagtatAGACGTAGAATTCAATTGTCTTCACAGTTTTTTTGGGATAGCAACAAATACAATGCAGGTCGGGTCTAATCAGAAGAGGCTCATCCCTGTCCCACATCTATACCCCAACGCACCATGATTCGGGTTTATTTGAGTCCAGTTCAAGTCAATTTTTTCCGCAAATCATATTTAATAATCCCATGGACAAGAAACAATTAGCTTGCTATTACAAGCGATAGAATAATAGTATATAATGCtaaatacaaatatacaattatTAACGCGTCTTCAATTCTCATCCCATCTTCTCCTCCTCCAAGTAAATTTTAGAGTtttaagtcaattttttttacacgaGATTTGCTTCTCTGCCAAAGTTAtcccaaattatatattttcattttgtcCATTAGTCATTAGAACATTCATATTAGCTCATGCAAAAATTTATGTCCATTTTAGCAtaagaattttcattttttttttctattttacacaactaCTTTACAAAAATActtatatcaaattatttattctacattatattttatttaaataacttttttctttttttttattcgttacttttctttattttccattgtctctttctctctctctgatgcCACCCTCAGTGACTTCAGCCATGGCAAGACTGAACACCCACATCACCAAAATGAAGAGGGAATTTGGGAACTAGCTGTGTAAGGGTCTACAATATAGTAAGTTAACCAACGTTTCAAAGGATTAAGCAAaatagcatctcgagttttagaaactcgagatctatataaaacttgagttttagaaactcgctTTCCATCGGCTTTGCACTTGCTGAGTTGGACAAATGcgccacatagatctcgagttttaaagacttgatttctacaaaataaaagccgagtctttaagactcgattttctttggaaaaataacgcatagatctcgagtcttatagacttgAGTTTTTCTGGGCAACAATTTTATAAACATGACGCAGTCACTAACTCAGCCCATAACACTCAGTCATTCTCAGTCACAACGCAGTCACTCTCTCACCCATAACACTCAAGAACTCTCATTGCCACACTCACCCATAACTTTCACACTTCTCACACCACAttgcctctcactctcactcaccATATTGCCTCTCTCACTGATCCTCCCTCTCAACAAATTCATATCTCAGGTAAGGGTTTTTtgatttgattgtcattgtagttgggtattatttgttgttgggtgtgggttaaagagtttgattatttattttgtagataattaacataacttagttaagataccaatattgtgaattatagaactttgtattgttagtgttaattttttgagtatttatttgcatggtttttgttatcaaaattttattaatcatttttagGCTCTTATTTTTATCACGATCTTATAAGGTTTTTGACtttattcattgttttgggtatgaaatgggtagtgaatgaattgtaatgaatgggtatgtaatgaAATGAGTGACTTACTACCTTCGAATGAATTGTAATGAAATGGTTATGTAATTTATGTCCTTTGAATGTGTATTGAAATGGCTTTTTTgtattgggtatgaaatggtTATGGGTATGTAATTAGATAAAATTTTGTATACTTTTAcaaggatttttttatttttttatttttttgtattgggtATATAATGGGTAGTCTTAGCATGACGGAAAAAGGATTTAGGTATGAAATGTGTAACGAATGTGTACTGAAATTCATACCCTTTGAATGAATTGGAATTTGTACTTTGTGTAGTTTGACtagataaaatgttttttaactAATATAGTAACCTGACTCTATCAGGTTTACAATGACTGTAATTGATATAATCATATACCACggtggtccgcttaagaatGTCAATGCGAACAAAGGATTGCCATTTGAAGAGCCGGGTATAAAGAGCTATTATACCCAAATTGATCGTATGTTGAAGAtccttgatgaattgaagatgaTAGTTATGGAAGAGTTGTGTGAAAATCCTGCTGTGCACAACATACAAATTACTTATCATATGCCACATGAAGTCCTGAAGCACCGAATTAATTACAAGTACATGGCGATAAAAgcagacaaacatgtaaagatcatgtttgacaagttggagagaaAACCTGAACTAAATGgtattgagttgtacatacacTTGGAGCCGCGTGCAAAAGTTGTTATTGAGAaaatccaacaaacaaccacaagttTACAGGTTACAGTTCCGGATGAGtaatatgagtattctacacatgtagaggatgatgatgttcatggcgatgatgatgatgatgacgacgactatgttgaggAGACTACtgccattaacggtgaagattttgtCGATAGAGATGAGTATGAAGAGAGGATTGAACGAGGGGACTTTggggactttgagagggacattgatgaaGATAAGACATTGGACGGTAGTGAACCTAatgcagacaatgttattagtgaCCAAAACCATCTACATATTTACTTCATCACATATCCAAACAAGAATTGAAGGCATTAGCCAGTACAAATTGCAGGCATTTTATCATTAGTAGAATGAGGACTGATGATCATGTAAAGGTCAAGGGTGACAGCTGTagtcagcaaaaaaaaaaaaaaaaatggagcacCTAACAACGTATCTTCATAGACCTAAGTTAGCCaacaactttattttattttatttagggAGCCAACCCAAGTAATCCTTCTAGACTTTTACTTGGGGTGAAGAACGAGTCTTGTGACACTATTAATTCTCTAGCTGTCTGACATTACAACACCATCAAGACTAGAAAGCATAGACGTAGAATTCAATTGTCTTCACAGTTTCTTTGGGATAGCATCAAATTCAATGCAGGTCGGGTCTAATCAGAAGAGGCTCATCTGTAACACCCTGACCCAACTTTATAGTTAAACTATGTGTTTGAatagttaattattattttaagctactttctttctataattaataaaagagtatttaataaatatattatattataatgtCATTGAATAAGAATTGTAAAGAGTATAAATAATTGAATGGCTATTTGTATTATAAATATACACTAAGTATGTACAAAACTATATTAAGTGGTTTAAATTGTTAGATACATGGTGTTTTAATTAGGTATGATGCATGAGATGTTATAGTAGAATTTCCACCCACACATGCAACCAAGTGAAATCCAACATATGTAAAGCTAGAGTATCATGCATGTTGACACATGTTATCTTCCTAAACCCCAAAGACCAAGACTTGGCCAGCCATGCAATGAACAAGCTCCACCTAGCTTCTTCTTTGACTTTTCTCAAGACACTAGAACTTCCAAGAAGCTATCTCCCTCTCTATTCCCACAAGTCCAATAAATCAGAATTCTCACCTCActttactctcttttctcttaagGAAAGAGCTACATGCTCTCCTGAGTCTCTTTTTCAAACCCACAGGTCCACATATTAAACGAAAGATAAGTTCCATCTCATTTCTTCTTTCTACTCTCTCAAAGAAACTAGAAGACTCaacaactctctcaagctctctACCTCTCATACTTTCGGGTCCAGCCACTAGGAAAGGGAAATCCTTTCATGTAAGAGTGATTCTATGTATATTTTCCCCTCGAACTTGGTAAGGGTTCTAGCTACTCTCACCTTAGAATCCATGATTTCTTTATGGAATTTTCAGTAATGGTATTTGtggtttttaaaataaggaaatCATGAATTTGTGagtctgtatatatatatatatatatatatatatatatatatagtgttttaAGAAGCTTTGAAACTGTGTTGATGGTTTGTTGAAGGTAAATTAAGGTTTTAACTAATTGATGATTGTATATGACTAAGGAAGTAAGAAAAAGTTAGGGTTAGGACTTTTGATGTTACTGCTGggatttttgttgtatttaatTCTACTATAAATGGTTAAATGATGGTATATAAGTGTTTTCTAACATGTCTAATGAGTGTATAAAAATTTggggaaaatgggcttttgccattTTCACGAAAAGAAAATCAGCATGTTGCCctattttctaaactaattagaaaaatgcccctcttttgaaactcgattttctcaaaatcgagttaaaaaaaaaaaaatttgaaggcctatagcgacattttaaggagctatagcggcattttgtaACTCGAGTACCATGAAATTGAGTtataggtaatttttttttttaatctataactcgatttcatgaaGTCGAGTTATAccaaaatgccgctataggctccttaaaacgtcgctatagggcttaactcgattttgagaaaatcgagtttaaaaaaatgGGCATTTTCCtgattagtttgggaaagggggcaacatgctgattttttttttttttttttttttgtaaaaagggaaaaaacccATTTTCGCCATAAAAATTCTCATATGATAATGAGATTATTTgcaatcattttataattttacaagaaaatgttttaaaactGTCACTGTGACAGATTCTGTGTTTACGCAtgataaattatgtattaaaatgtatataGTGAATTAGGATACTAGGAGTAGTTCTTATGAATTCTAAGACACATATGGTTCTAATGGAAGTGGTCTCACAGCAATtggatcaatataaaaatattggtTTTTTAAGTTGCATGAAATTTTGTCAGGACAGATTTGAGCATGTTGTCTTGTacgatttttaataaatcatggttttatgaTTTGGCCCTGAAATTAATATTGTATCTACTAGACATCCAGAGGAGTTGCTCTATAAAATTTCATGAAGATTAGATGTGTTTAGATAacccatttgtattttacaaatgaggTATATGCTACTGAATTGTACAGTAAATGATAACTCTGACTTTGAGGATTAAATTCTAAAGTTAGGGTGAAtgttttgagctataatttaatatgcttatCATTTAGAATATCTTGATCAtagatgaattttttataacttgGTTCAAGGTTTATTACTCAAAGGAGGAGTTCTAaaccattttgtttttatgaagTTGTTTTGTTCATGCTGTATGTTGCCTTGTGTAAGTTTATGCATGCACCATTGCTTCCAATCTCAAACACATTCTGGATATGAACATTAAAATAATGGTTTCTCTATGATTTAGTACATCATTTGTTGATGTGTGCATAATATGTTTGTGGGAACCTCATGGAAGTGGGATTAGGTTTTCCTTGATTTTAAGAGATAAGCTTTGAGATGAATGTGTAAGTTTATTTTAAGGAGTAATTGATAGTAATAAGCTTTGATATTTGGTTTAGGTGTTACCAGTACCCAAGTCTAAGCTCCTTCGACTTTAGGCTCTCAATTCCTCTGCTTTCAGGTAAGGAAAAAGTTATATGAGAATTTGGTAAGTCATGAGGTTATTTTAAAGTATATTATGCATTAAAAGGCTTTTGATTAGAGATATGACATATAATCATGTTTCAGACAAAGATATGTTTGTGAGCTT
It encodes:
- the LOC142624340 gene encoding uncharacterized protein LOC142624340, with amino-acid sequence MDNIPSQHPYIQAASQFSQLAQFCYYHNKAIILLLSASALYILFSSFSLLPFLLHSFHVHNISTLPMKLFGYTIDKNYMFLLCNGLLVFIVKNSGLVGNSHSQSGDNLYLNEEHGIKNGHRQQSVPELSENKALDLDESKIVVMEVEEEQVIANGSLSLTTVVGGGENELLTMQDEEEDEFGLLSTEALNKRCDDFIRKMKEEIKFGAKQLIIV